GCCCAACATCTCTTTTGTTACATTACGTGCATTACTTTTTGCTGGGCTTGCTCATGAAGATGAAGCGCTAACCGAACAGCAAGTAGGAGCCAAAATTGGTTTCGATAATATGTCTGAGTTAGCGGACAAAATTATAGAAGCCTTTAACCTAAGTATCCCTGGGGAACAACAAAATAGCGGAAAAAACCAGTAACGTCCCAAACCGATGAAAAGGTCGATTGGGACGTTTTATATTATTTCGTTACCGTCACTCTGCAAAAGAGTGATGACTTTTTTTGGAAAAGTACCCTGAAACAACTCAATATGCTCATGAGTGTGCACAGAAAACTAAACATGACAGAAGAAGAGCGGAAACAAGAAGAAGCGCGGGCACAAGAAAAACAAGTAGCCTATCATTACTTATTTTAGCGGCGAGGGGGTGAAACGTTGGGAACAGTCGGGAATTTGAATATTAAGGTGAATCTGGATGCGGTTAATTTCCAGAAGACTATTGAGCAGATTAATAGAGAGATGAAGCTGGTTGATGCTTCCTTTAAAAACGCAAGCAGCTCATCGAAAAATTTTGGAAATGCGCAAAATCAGCTAAGACTTAAAGCGGAACAGCTATCCAATTTGCTTGGTCTACAAAAGCAAAAGGTTTCCATGTTGGCGCAGTCTTACGAAAGAGCTAGAAAAGCCCAAGGCGATAACGCCAAAGAGACTCAAAACTATCTCACCCAGCTCCACAATGCGGAGGCCAGGCTAAATAAACTTCAAGGTGCGCTAGATGCAACGAATAAAAAAATAGCAGATAGTAACGGCAAATGGGCGCAGATGCGGGAAAAATGCAGTCTGTTGGGAAACGGATGGAGCAGCTAGGCGGCCAGCTACAAAGCGTTGGATCAAATCTCTCCATCGTGTTTGGAGCCACATTTGCAGGATCAGCCCTGGCGCTAAAATCCGTTGTAACTAATGCCGTGGAATTTGAGAGTGCTTTTGCAGGCGTGAGAAAAACGGTAGATGCGTCAGATGACGAGTTTAAAAAAATCGAAAAAAGCCTGTTTGACATGTCTGAGCAGATGCCCAGAAGTGCAACACAACTGGCGGAAATTGCTGAAGCTGGCGGACAGCTTGGTGTAAAGGCTAAAGATATTTCCAGCTTTACCAAAACGATTGCCATGATCGCAGACACGACAAACATCGCACAAGAACAGGCATCCATGGACTTCGCACGTATTGCAAATATCATGGAGCTACCTATCCCCAAACTGGAAAATCTGGCTAGTTCTGTAGTCTGGCTGGGTAACAACTTTGCGACTACGGAAACCGAAATTTTGGATTTTTCCATGCGGATTGCAGGTGCTGGGCGTGTGTTGGATATTCCTGCCGAAAAGATCATGGCCTTGTCTGCGCACTTCTCAAGCTTTGGTATTCGCGCCGAGGCTGGAGGCACAGCATTCAGCACGATCATGACCAAGATAAGTAACGCCGCCGCTAAAAATGGGGATGAACTGAAGCTGTGGGCAAAAATAGCTGGCATGTCAGCAGCGGAATTTAAGAAAAAGTTTAAAGAAGATGCCGCGGGAGCTTTTGCAGATGTCTCTAATGGTTTGGGTCGCATCAAAACAGAGGGCGGAGATTTAAATGCCGTTTTAGACGATCTGGGAATTAAGGAAGCTTTACAGATTGACCTAATGAAACGTACTGCCGGAAGTGGGGATTTACTGAAAGAAGCTTTGAATGGGGCATCTGAGGCATTTCAGGAGAACGTCGCCATGCAGAAGGAAGCGTCAACCCGGTATGAAACGACAAAATCGAAATTAATTATGATGAAAAACACGTTTCAGAATCTACAGACCGAGATTGGGGCTGCCCTGCTGCCGTTTGTCAGCAAATTGGCGGAGGCTTTTTCTGCTTTAGCTAAGAGATTTCAAGGCTTATCCCCATCGATGAAATCCTTTATCGCCGTTGCCCTCGTTGTGAGTTCGGCGATCCTGGGTATATTGGCCGCACTAGGAGCTGTGATGTTTTTCGTCGGTACGGCATTGAGCGGTTTTGGAGCCTTAACTAAGGCTTTGGTTAGCACAGAAAAGGGCACAAAAGCGGCAGGTTTAGGACTTTCTGCTATGTTTGGTCCTCTAGGTTTAATCAGTAGAGCGCTCATTACGCTCTTGCCGTTTATTATTAAATTTGTGGCGACCAACGAAACCTTGAAAAACGGCTTTACCCGTGCGTGGTCGGCCATTTCGAATGCAGTTAAACCCGCAACGGAGGCTATCGGAAACGCTCTTAGTAAATTGGCTCCAGTCTTTACCGGGATTCTAACCGGAATAGGGAATGCTTTGGGAAATGTAATTCCGGTTATAGTAGACGTTGTTTCTTCTCTTTCTAGCGGCGTGGCAAATGTTTTTAATGGGATGTCAAATGCTGCTGGAGGGGCGGGCAACCAATTAACAGGCATTTTTACAACCATAGGTAAGGTGTTAACAACAGCACTGTCGGCTATTGGAGTGGCCATTCAAGCTGTCATGCCCTTTTTTGGTGCTTTAGTTCAAGTGGGTGGATCTATACTAGAGGCGCTCAGTCCGGTATTCGACCAATTTGCCCAAATGTTTACGGAACTAGCACCAGAGTTTCAGAAGACAGGTCAGGTGATTGGGGAATCCTTTAGCAGTTTAGGTCCCGTGTTTGCTGAACTGGGTCAAGCGTTTGCAGAGTTGTTTTCAACCATCGGCACCCTGTTTGCGTCGGAATTGCCAGCCATACTTGAACTGGCAACGGGTTTGTTCAAAACGTTTGTGGAGACGGCAGTTCCGGCGTTTGCTGAAATCGGGAAAGTCATTGCGGAACTAGCGGCAACGGTTTTACCTATTTTTTTAGCCACATTTACCGCCATTTTCCCAATTATTATTGAGGTCATCCAAAGTGTCCTGCCCATTGCCATAGAGCTTTTCCAGTCCGTGATTACCGTGATTGCCCAAATTGCCCAGGCGGTTCTTCCTGTTTTGGTGCAGGTGATACAAACCGTGTTCCCAATCGTGTTAGAGGTCATTCAGGCAGCGATGGCGGTAATTATTCCGGTCATAGCGGCGATCGTTCCCGTTATCCTGAACATTACACAGGTTGTCATTCCGATTATCCTAGAGGTCGTGCAAGCCGTCTTTCCTGCGATCATGGAAATTATCCAAATGGTTATTCCCATCGTGATTGAAATCTTATCCGGTGTGGCTTCGCTTATCAAAAATGTGGTGGTGCCCGTCATTCAAACCATTTTGCAGATTGTACAGGCTGTGTTCCCTGCCGTGATGGGGATCATTAAAAATGTGATTGGGATTATTACAAACATTATCAAATTTTTTACCTCCATCCTTAAAGGCGACTGGTCGGGAGCCTGGGAGGCCATCAAGGGCATAACGGGTAATTTGCTAGGAATTATCAAGGGCATTATTTCCGGAGCCGTTGGAGCCGTCAAGGGAATCTGGAATGGCTTAAAAGATACCATTGTCAGACTGGCATCGGACATGTGGGACGGCGTATGCGAAATCATGGGATCTTTGAAAGATTTCATTGTTAAAATATGGGACGATGCTGTAGATTTCCTTAAAAATATTGATCTATTACAAATAGGTGAGGATATTATCATGGGGCTCATAAAAGGGATTGGAAACATGGCTAAAGGTGTGTGGGATGCAGTCACAGGAATAGGAGAGGGCATAGTTAAGGGGTTTAAGTCTTTCCTTGGTATCAACTCTCCCTCTAGGGTAATGGCTAAATTAGCTACAAGTATACCCGAGGGCGTGTCGAAAGGTATTAGGGATAGTGCCAATGTTGCCTATAAAGCAAACGATGAGCTAGGAAAGAAATTATACGACACCTCCAAACAATGGATGACGAAACGCCGCGATCTTGCTTTAAATAAAGGTGTTATGCATGTGCAGGCTAAATTGGTAGATCCACATAGCATTGCAAGTATAGTCAATAGCAATGCACGGTCAATTATGCCGAACAATAATATTAGTAATATTAAAAATTATAATAATACAACGAGCTTTCAGCCCAATGTTGTCATACAAGCTCAGGACTATTCGCAAGCTGAACGTAAACAAAGAAGAATGCTAACGGAGATAGCTTTAGAGTTGGGGATGAGGTAAGTGGAACAGGTCATATTTACAAATAGCAGGGGCGAATCTATTACATTTAGTAGGTTCGCTCCTTTTAAATTGGTTAGCCGCGTTTTTTCTGATGGGGTGCATTCCAAAGTCGTAACCCAAAGATCCCCTTATCAAGATGGGGTTACGTATGTGGATGGTCAGATCCAAGAACGGGGAATGCAGTTAGAATTCCTGATCGTTGCGGAAAATAAAAACCACATGGCGCAGTTAAGACGGAAAATTAGCTCTATATTCAATCCGAAATTAGGCATGGGTGAATTGGAGTGCCATGTATCTGATGGTATCAAACGAAAAGTAGATTGTGTGATTGAAATAGCTCCATCGTTTCCTAAGGAAAAAGAGACACGTACAACACGTGTACAGCCGTGCCTTGTTTCTCTTTTTTGCCCGTCCCCCTATTGGGTAGATACGTATACGACAAGCCGCCAAATGAGCTATGTCATGGGCGGCTATAAGTTTTCTCTTCGGCTGCCTGTGTCGTTTTCCAAACGCTCATTTCAACGTGGAGTCGTAAACGAAGGGGATGTGGAAACACCAGTGAAAATTGAATTTAAAGGGCCAGCTCAAAATCCTACGGTGTATAACCGAACCACGGGGGAATTCATCCGGGTTAAAAGGGATTTAAGTGAAAATGACATCTTGCATATTGATACTACATTCGGAAAGAAAAGAGTCGAAATTGTTCGCGCAAGCGGTAGGGTGGAGAATGCGTTTCACTACATCGATCTCGCCAGCTCCTTTTTTCAACTGGTGCCGGGTCCAAATACACTGGAATACAACAGCAACAACGATAGCTCAAAGACAAGAGTTACGGTTACGTATAAAAACCGATACGTGGGGGTGTAAGGATGGAGCCTATCAGACTCATAGACACGGATTTTAATCTTTTGGGAGAGGTGGACTCGTATACATCCCTGAAATGGATTCGCCGTTGGCATAAACCCGGTGAAGTCGAACTGCGCATTAATCCTTTCATGCAAAATGCGGATCAACTCCAGGAAGACGTGATCCTATTTAAAGCTAGTCGCCCGGAGGAAGCTGCTATTATCAAGCATAGGGAAATTACGCTAAATGAAGACGGGGCGGAGGAACTCATCATTAAGGGGAACCTGCTGGCTAGTCTAATTGGTCGACGCATTACGTATCCTCCCGAAGGAAAATCCCATGACTATTTTAATGCACCTATTGAAACTGTAATTAAACAAATCATTAAACATAATTGCGTAAATCCGGTTGACCAAGAACGTACCGTACCAGGACTAATTTGTGCGCCTGATCAGGGACGCGGGGAGAAAATCCAGTTTCAAACGCGATACAAGCCGCTAGGCGAAGAAGTAGAGAAACTTAGCCTGATGTCCCAAATGGGCTGGGAGGTATCGTTAGATATTGAAAGCCAGCGATATGTATTTGATATGTTAACCGGACGAAACCTAACGGCTGACCAGGATGTCCGCCCTCCTGCTATCTTTAGCACGGCGTATGACAACATTGAGAGCCAAAGCTATACCAATAGTGCGATAGGGTATAAAAACATAGCTGTGGTCGGTGGACAAGGCGAGGGAGAAGATCGGAAAATCGTTACGGTAGGTACATCAACAGGTCTAAATAGATATGAAATGTTTGTCGATGCCAGGGACGTTGGGACTCAAGAAGAGGGCTCAGAACCTCTCTCAGAAGAGCAGATAAAGACAATGCTGACGGATAGAGGACGTGAAAAATTGGCGGAAGTAAAACGGGTAGAGTCTCTCGAAGCCAAGATTCTAACCCAATCCAATCTCACCTACCGTAAGGATTACGATTTAGGGGATGTCGTGACTGTGCTAAACCGTCAGTGGGGGTTGACGATGAACACAAGAATTACAGAAGTAGCGGAAGTATATGAACCCTCCCAAGTTCGCATAGATGTTACTTTTGGTAACAGTATTCCGACACTAGCGGATGTAATAGGACGAAAACTAAGGAGTTGATGAGGTTGGCAGAAACCTACAGATTTTTTGATTCGACGGATACGGACGAGCGACTCTACTCGGCAGATGAATTTGCCGAGTATTTTCGACAAGTCCTAAGTGACGGCGTGTTTAACGGCGGCACAAATCTTAAGGTAGAAAGCACAGGTAAAAACATGGAAACCTATATTCAGCCAGGTTATGCCTGGTTGCAAGGATATCTATATGCCGTAAAGGATACGAAGCTAAACCTACAGCACCCTTATCCACATGCTACGCTGGATCGTATTGATCGGGTAGTTGTGCGTTTGGATAAACGACTAGAACATCGGTATTTAAAGGCTTTTGTTAAAGAAGGGACACCCTCGACTAGTCCCAGCCCTCCTGCATTAACACGTAACGACAACGTGTTTGAAATCAGCCTGGCGCAAGTGAAAATAGTAAAAGGTAAATCTTATATCGAAGCTTACCAAATAACAGATGAGAGGCTAAACAAAACTGTATGCGGCATTGTTAACTCCCTTATACAGGCCGATACTACCACTATTTTTAATCAATTTAAACATTGGTTTGACTCTCGAACCGCGGATTTTGAAAAAGAATGGAAAGACTGGCTGGAAGAAATGAAGGACAAGGGGGGCGGTAAATTTGGCGTAACATCCGTCAACGGTAAGACCG
This Paenibacillus larvae subsp. larvae DNA region includes the following protein-coding sequences:
- a CDS encoding siphovirus ReqiPepy6 Gp37-like family protein, whose amino-acid sequence is MEPIRLIDTDFNLLGEVDSYTSLKWIRRWHKPGEVELRINPFMQNADQLQEDVILFKASRPEEAAIIKHREITLNEDGAEELIIKGNLLASLIGRRITYPPEGKSHDYFNAPIETVIKQIIKHNCVNPVDQERTVPGLICAPDQGRGEKIQFQTRYKPLGEEVEKLSLMSQMGWEVSLDIESQRYVFDMLTGRNLTADQDVRPPAIFSTAYDNIESQSYTNSAIGYKNIAVVGGQGEGEDRKIVTVGTSTGLNRYEMFVDARDVGTQEEGSEPLSEEQIKTMLTDRGREKLAEVKRVESLEAKILTQSNLTYRKDYDLGDVVTVLNRQWGLTMNTRITEVAEVYEPSQVRIDVTFGNSIPTLADVIGRKLRS
- a CDS encoding phage tail tape measure protein — translated: MGADAGKMQSVGKRMEQLGGQLQSVGSNLSIVFGATFAGSALALKSVVTNAVEFESAFAGVRKTVDASDDEFKKIEKSLFDMSEQMPRSATQLAEIAEAGGQLGVKAKDISSFTKTIAMIADTTNIAQEQASMDFARIANIMELPIPKLENLASSVVWLGNNFATTETEILDFSMRIAGAGRVLDIPAEKIMALSAHFSSFGIRAEAGGTAFSTIMTKISNAAAKNGDELKLWAKIAGMSAAEFKKKFKEDAAGAFADVSNGLGRIKTEGGDLNAVLDDLGIKEALQIDLMKRTAGSGDLLKEALNGASEAFQENVAMQKEASTRYETTKSKLIMMKNTFQNLQTEIGAALLPFVSKLAEAFSALAKRFQGLSPSMKSFIAVALVVSSAILGILAALGAVMFFVGTALSGFGALTKALVSTEKGTKAAGLGLSAMFGPLGLISRALITLLPFIIKFVATNETLKNGFTRAWSAISNAVKPATEAIGNALSKLAPVFTGILTGIGNALGNVIPVIVDVVSSLSSGVANVFNGMSNAAGGAGNQLTGIFTTIGKVLTTALSAIGVAIQAVMPFFGALVQVGGSILEALSPVFDQFAQMFTELAPEFQKTGQVIGESFSSLGPVFAELGQAFAELFSTIGTLFASELPAILELATGLFKTFVETAVPAFAEIGKVIAELAATVLPIFLATFTAIFPIIIEVIQSVLPIAIELFQSVITVIAQIAQAVLPVLVQVIQTVFPIVLEVIQAAMAVIIPVIAAIVPVILNITQVVIPIILEVVQAVFPAIMEIIQMVIPIVIEILSGVASLIKNVVVPVIQTILQIVQAVFPAVMGIIKNVIGIITNIIKFFTSILKGDWSGAWEAIKGITGNLLGIIKGIISGAVGAVKGIWNGLKDTIVRLASDMWDGVCEIMGSLKDFIVKIWDDAVDFLKNIDLLQIGEDIIMGLIKGIGNMAKGVWDAVTGIGEGIVKGFKSFLGINSPSRVMAKLATSIPEGVSKGIRDSANVAYKANDELGKKLYDTSKQWMTKRRDLALNKGVMHVQAKLVDPHSIASIVNSNARSIMPNNNISNIKNYNNTTSFQPNVVIQAQDYSQAERKQRRMLTEIALELGMR
- a CDS encoding phage tail family protein — protein: MEQVIFTNSRGESITFSRFAPFKLVSRVFSDGVHSKVVTQRSPYQDGVTYVDGQIQERGMQLEFLIVAENKNHMAQLRRKISSIFNPKLGMGELECHVSDGIKRKVDCVIEIAPSFPKEKETRTTRVQPCLVSLFCPSPYWVDTYTTSRQMSYVMGGYKFSLRLPVSFSKRSFQRGVVNEGDVETPVKIEFKGPAQNPTVYNRTTGEFIRVKRDLSENDILHIDTTFGKKRVEIVRASGRVENAFHYIDLASSFFQLVPGPNTLEYNSNNDSSKTRVTVTYKNRYVGV